A window of the Hordeum vulgare subsp. vulgare chromosome 5H, MorexV3_pseudomolecules_assembly, whole genome shotgun sequence genome harbors these coding sequences:
- the LOC123394975 gene encoding protein DETOXIFICATION 54 has product MAVPLQAKKQQENGSKGCQGSDMDGGDDHPSAAEELRELWRMAAPITALNCVVYLRAMVSVLCLGRLGPLDLAGGALAIGLTNITGHSVLFGLASGLEPLCAQAYGSRNYDMLTLSLHRAVLLLAIAAVPIALLWLNVGPILVALGQDPAISASAAAYAAWALPDLAALAVLQPLRVYLRSQGITKPMAACSAAAVALHVPLNVLLVFKMGFGVRGVAAAQALTNTNMVLFLLAYVRWAGACDDTWRGFARPAAVASGLGGLVRLAVPSCIGVCLEWWWYEVVTVLAGYLPNPTAAVGAAGVLIQTTSLMYTVPMALAACVSTRVGNELGAGKPRRARMAATVALWCAAGVGLAHVAWTATFSAQWVSLFTREPSVLLLASAAMPVLGLCELGNCPQTTGCGVLRGTARPAVGARINLLSFYLVGTPVAVLLAFGPGPRAGFGGLWYGLLSAQAACVALVLVAVVWRTDWRVEAMRARRLTGTGAETTATATEGDQEEMRRLVAGNGREADVDV; this is encoded by the exons ATGGCCGTCCCGCTCCAGGCGAAGAAGCAACAGGAGAACGGAAGCAAGGGCTGCCAAGGCAGCGACATGGACGGCGGGGACGACCACCCGTCTGCGGCGGAGGAGCTTCGGGAGCTGTGGCGCATGGCGGCGCCGATCACGGCGCTCAACTGCGTGGTGTACCTGCGCGCCATGGTCTCCGTGCTCTGCCTGGGCCGCCTCGGCCCGCTCGACCTCGCCGGCGGCGCGCTCGCCATCGGGCTCACCAACATCACGGGCCACAGCGTGCTCTTCGGCCTCGCGTCCGGCCTCGAGCCGCTCTGCGCGCAGGCCTACGGATCCCGCAACTACGACATGCTGACGCTCTCCCTCCACCGCGCCGTGCTGCTGCTCGCCATAGCCGCCGTCCCCATCGCGCTGCTCTGGCTCAACGTCGGCCCCATCCTCGTCGCGCTCGGCCAGGACCCGGCCatctccgcctccgccgccgcgtaCGCCGCGTGGGCGCTCCCGGACCTCGCCGCGCTGGCCGTGCTCCAGCCGCTCCGCGTCTACCTCCGGTCACAGGGCATCACCAAGCCCATGGCCGCCTGCTCCGCCGCAGCCGTCGCGCTCCACGTCCCTCTCAACGTGCTCCTCGTCTTCAAAATGGGCTTCGGCGTGCGTGGCGTGGCCGCCGCGCAGGCGCTCACCAACACAAACATGGTGCTCTTCCTGCTCGCCTACGTGCGGTGGGCGGGCGCGTGCGACGACACGTGGAGGGGCTTCGCGCGACCGGCCGCCGTCGCCAGCGGGCTCGGTGGGCTCGTCCGGCTCGCCGTGCCCAGCTGCATCGGCGTGTGCCTCGAGTGGTGGTGGTACGAGGTCGTCACCGTGCTCGCCGGCTACCTCCCGAACCCCACGGCCGCCGTCGGCGCGGCCGGAGTCCTCATCCAGACCACCAGCCTGATGTACACCGTGCCCATGGCGCTCGCCGCATGCGTCTCCACCCGG GTGGGCAACGAGCTGGGCGCCGGGAAGCCGCGGCGGGCAAGGATGGCGGCGACGGTGGCGCTGTGGTGCGCAGCGGGCGTCGGCCTGGCGCATGTCGCGTGGACGGCGACCTTCAGCGCGCAGTGGGTGTCGTTGTTCACCCGGGAGCCGTCGGTGTTGCTGCTGGCGTCGGCGGCGATGCCGGTGCTGGGGCTGTGCGAGCTGGGCAACTGCCCGCAGACGACGGGGTGCGGCGTGCTGCGCGGCACGGCCAGGCCGGCCGTGGGCGCCCGGATCAACCTGCTCTCCTTCTACCTGGTCGGCACGCCGGTGGCGGTGCTGCTGGCGTTCGGGCCCGGGCCGAGGGCCGGGTTCGGCGGGCTGTGGTACGGGCTGCTGTCCGCGCAGGCGGCCTGCGTGGCCCTGGTGCTGGTCGCCGTCGTGTGGCGCACCGATTGGCGCGTCGAGGCCATGCGCGCGCGGAGGCTGACCGGCACCGGCGCGGAGACGACGGCGACCGCCACGGAGGGCGACCAGGAAGAGATGAGGCGCCTCGTGGCCGGCAATGGCCGGGAGGCCGACGTCGACGTGTAG